In Silene latifolia isolate original U9 population chromosome X, ASM4854445v1, whole genome shotgun sequence, the following proteins share a genomic window:
- the LOC141620697 gene encoding uncharacterized protein LOC141620697, producing the protein MGRMNVVQLMEKMAGPDMNLPTALEMLKRTKQNKQGVWPTPKAGTLFTDITNKKAELESEGVTDIDENAIYYEVHEGYNKKGGFYGLGSAAEDYFERPTPSTTTPAGNHYSPGLYSRMASENKRLSAKLDDTTERLATIEEFRLKDFGRNVTQNCNPGNSSQRREDDLDGNGHGDNTTPTPFTPWSSTNVVN; encoded by the exons ATGGGTCGAATGAATGTCGTCCAGTTAATGGAGAAAATG GCGGGACCGGATATGAACTTACCCACCGCGTTAGAGATGCTGAAAAGAACAAAGCAGAACAAGCAAGGTGTTTGGCCAACACCAAAGGCAGGGACATTATTC ACTGATATTACCAATAAGAAGGCCGAGCTGGAAAGTGAAGGGGTGACGGACATCGATGAGAATGCGATTTACTATGAAGTCCATGAAGGGTACAACAAGAAGGGAGGATTTTATGGCCTAGGTTCAGCAGCAGAAGACTACTTTGAGCGGCCTACGCCTTCTACCACTACTCCCGCTGGTAATCATTACTCCCCCGGTCTTTATAGCAGAATGGCAAGTGAGAACAAGCGACTCTCGGCCAAACTTGATGATACTACCGAGCGATTGGCCACTATTGAGGAGTTTCGACTCAAAGATTTTGGGCGTAACGTTACCCAAAATTGCAACCCCGGCAACTCAAGTCAAAGAAGGGAGGATGACTTAGATGGTAATGGTCACGGCGACAACACTACTCCTACTCCTTTCACTCCTTGGTCGTCAACCAATGTTGTTAATTAG
- the LOC141618038 gene encoding large ribosomal subunit protein eL24-like: protein MVLKTELCRFSGAKIYPGRGIRFVRGDSQVFLFVNSKCKRYFHNKLRPAKLCWTAVYRKQHKKDISAEAVKKRRRSTKKPYSRSIVGATLEVIQKKRAEKPEVRDAAREAALREIKERIKKTKDEKRAKKAEVMAKTSKGVGKGVPKGGAAKGPKLGGGGGKR, encoded by the exons ATGGTTCTCAA GACTGAGCTATGCCGTTTCAGCGGTGCCAAGATCTACCCTGGCAGAGGTATTAGGTTTGTTCGTGGAGACTCACAG GTTTTCCTGTTTGTAAACTCCAAATGTAAGAGGTACTTTCACAACAAGCTCAGGCCTGCTAAGCTTTGCTGGACTGCTGTGTACCGAAAACAGCACAAGAAG GATATTTCTGCCGAAGCTGTGAAGAAGAGGAGAAGATCAACCAAGAAGCCATACTCAAGGTCAATTGTGGGTGCAACTTTGGAAGTCATCCAAAAGAAGAGAGCTGAGAAGCCAGAAGTCAGAGATGCCGCTAGGGAGGCTGCTCTTCG TGAGATCAAGGAAAGAATTAAGAAAACCAAGGATGAGAAGAGGGCGAAGAAAGCCGAGGTAATGGCCAAAACATCAAAGGGTGTGGGCAAGGGTGTACCCAAGGGAGGAGCAGCAAAAGGACCCAAGCTAGGTGGCGGTGGTGGAAAGCGTTGA
- the LOC141618039 gene encoding uncharacterized protein LOC141618039 yields the protein MGPIQVKCSCGEEKCPEWAIIEVQGVVEVKPELQNNLQNLEIGRLCRPSSQETYTFTIGYHELTGSRVKLKKPLVVLKKVKHSDEDQETNTNSSSTVELDVIGVIRQKILFKTRPKALISVTKKT from the exons atgGGGCCAATACAAGTAAAATGCAGTTGTGGAGAAGAGAAATGTCCAGAATGGGCAATTATTGAGGTGCAAGGTGTGGTTGAAGTTAAACCTGAACTCCAAAACAATCTCCAAAACCTCGAAATCGGCCGCCTTTGTCGTCCTTCTTCTCAG GAAACATACACATTTACGATTGGATACCACGAGCTAACAGGCTCAAGGGTCAAACTAAAGAAGCCGCTTGTGGTCCTGAAGAAAGTGAAACATTCTGATGAAGATCAAGAGACAAACACAAACTCATCATCAACAGTGGAATTGGATGTGATTGGTGTCATTAGGCAGAAAATTCTGTTCAAGACGAGGCCAAAAGCCCTCATATCCGTTACTAAGAAGACATAG
- the LOC141618046 gene encoding uncharacterized protein LOC141618046, with protein MFSLMYGLWKQISSKTEFHVLILGIDKAGKTTLLEKLKELYSNLEGIPPDRIVPTVGLNIGRIEVANTKLVFWDLGGQLGLRSIWEKYYEEAHAVIFVVDANTPSRFEDSKSALEKVLRHQDLQGAPLLILANKQDLSSSESADEVARYLDLKKLDERAYIFKGVSAYDGRGIKESVEWLVDVMERSKRTEVLRSRTPPV; from the exons ATGTTTTCTCTTATGTATGGGCTTTGGAAGCAGATTTCTAGTAAGACAGAATTCCATGTTCTTATTCTTGGAATCGACAAGGCTGGGAAAACT ACTTTACTGGAAAAGTTGAAAGAACTGTACTCAAATTTGGAAGGTATTCCACCTGATCGAATTGTTCCAACCGTGGGACTCAATATTGGACGTATTGAAGTTGCAAACACAAAGCTTGTGTTCTGGGACTTGGGTGGCCAG CTAGGCCTTCGTTCGATATGGGAAAAATATTATGAAGAGGCTCATGCTGTGATTTTTGTTGTTGATGCAAATACTCCTTCACGCTTCGAAGATTCAAAATCTGCGTTGG AAAAGGTTCTTCGACACCAGGATTTGCAAGGTGCTCCTCTTCTGATTCTAGCGAACAAGCAG GATCTTTCTTCATCGGAATCAGCTGATGAAGTAGCTCGATACCTGGATCTCAAAAAACTGGATGAGCGGGCCTATATATTCAAAGGTGTCTCAGCATATGACGG TAGAGGGATTAAGGAAAGCGTGGAATGGCTCGTTGATGTTATGGAGAGAAGCAAACGAACGGAAGTGCTGAGGAGTCGTACACCTCCCGTCTGA